The genomic DNA GACCGACAACGGGGGATCGCGCTGCAACTACGGCCGCAACACCCCCCTCGAGGGCTCGAAGTACACCCTCTACGAGGGCGGGATCCGCACCCCGATGCTGATCTCCTGGCCGGGTGTGACCGAGCCGAGCACGGTGTCCGAGGCACTGGTGAGCTCGCTCGACCTCGCGCCGACGTTCCTCGCGGCGAGCGGTCGCGGGCTCGAGGACGGAGCCCTCTGCGACGGCCTCGACCTGCGTGCCTCCCTCGAGGACGCCGCGACCCCCGTGCACGAGGTGCTCCACTTCGACACGACCTTCCAATGGGCCGTCCGCACCCCGCAGTGGAAGCTGCGTCACGTCGACCCGGAGTCACGGGCCCGGGCCGGCATCCTCCAGGTGGAGCACACCGACATCGGGCACGGTCTGCAGCTCAGCGCCTCCGCCCCCACCCTCGCGGGGCTCGACGAGACGACGGACCTGGCCGCATGGCATCCGGAGGTCGTCGAGGAGCTGACGGCGGAGCACGAGCGATGGCTGGCCGAGATGAGGGAGTCGGCCCGGACCCTGACGGTCTGACCCCGGGCGGCCCGAGCGCCGGTGGCCCGGCCCGGGCACGAGATCAGCTCCGGTCGGGGACGCGCGGGGAGTGGGGAGCGTCGCGGAACAGCCGGATGAGGCGCTCCGCCTCCGCGGCGCCGACCTCGCGGCCGCGGTGCATCCACCGGCGCGTGTCGACCACGTCGAGGTTCTCCTCCAGGAAATGACGGACCTCGCCGGTGAAGACCTGGTTCAGGTGCGTGGACACGTTGACCTTCGTCATCCCCGCCCGGATCGCGGCCTGGAGGTCCGCATCGGCCACTCCGGAGGAGCCGTGCAGCACGAGGGGGACCTCGAGGGTCGCGGCGAGGCGGGCGATGAGGTCATGGTCCAGGGCGGCGGAGCGCTCGGTCATCGCGTGCGAGGAGCCGACGGCGACCGCCAGCAGGTCCACTCCCGTGTCCGCCACGAACTGGGCGGCGTCCGCCGGGTCCGTCCGGGCCGAGGGGTCGTGCACCCCGTCCTTGCCGCCCACCTCGCCGAGCTCCGCCTCCACGCCGGCCCCGTACTCGTGCGCGAGGCGTGCCACCTGCGCGGTCCGGGACCGGTTCTCCTCGTCGGGCAGCATCGACCCGTCGTACATCACCGAGCCGAAGCCCAGCTCCAGCGCCTCGGCGACGAGGTCGAGATCGTCGGCGTGGTCGAGGTGGACCACCATCTCGACCTCTGCTCGTCGGGCCACCTCGAGGGTGGCGAGGGCGAGCGGGGCCAGCCCGC from Brachybacterium sacelli includes the following:
- a CDS encoding class II fructose-bisphosphate aldolase, whose protein sequence is MPLTPPALRARAHGRGLAAFNVVHLENAESFRLAAEAAGEPVVLQISQNASRFHGGLAPLALATLEVARRAEVEMVVHLDHADDLDLVAEALELGFGSVMYDGSMLPDEENRSRTAQVARLAHEYGAGVEAELGEVGGKDGVHDPSARTDPADAAQFVADTGVDLLAVAVGSSHAMTERSAALDHDLIARLAATLEVPLVLHGSSGVADADLQAAIRAGMTKVNVSTHLNQVFTGEVRHFLEENLDVVDTRRWMHRGREVGAAEAERLIRLFRDAPHSPRVPDRS